One segment of Gemmatimonadota bacterium DNA contains the following:
- a CDS encoding UDP-glucose/GDP-mannose dehydrogenase family protein — protein sequence MKIAVVGSGYVGLVAGACLAESGNDVICADIDQDKIDGLNRGEIPIFEPGLEPLIESNLEAGRLSFTTEVPEAVRASEIVFIAVGTPPDEDGSADLQHVLAVARTIGESMNGEKIVITKSTVPVGTAKRVRDEIESRTKHTVHVCSNPEFLKEGAAIEDFMKPDRVVLGVDSEYAAEVLRDLYAPFVRTGREILIMDVPSAEITKYAANSMLAMRISFMNSIAQLCEKAGADVNAVRQGIGSDTRIGSSFLFPGVGYGGSCFPKDVQALARTMSELGADPSILQAVEHVNQRQKRILLERLVDRLGEDLTGRTVAVWGLAFKPNTDDMREAPSIVTIEGLLERGARVVAHDPVAMDEARRRFGDRVEFADVNYDALHGAAALVIHTEWHPYRRPDFERMLDAMERPLVLDGRNLYDPDQMAERGFEYVSIGRAGVAVRTERSD from the coding sequence ATGAAGATTGCGGTAGTCGGCTCGGGATACGTTGGCCTCGTCGCAGGTGCCTGCCTGGCCGAATCCGGCAACGACGTGATCTGTGCCGACATCGATCAGGACAAGATCGACGGTCTCAATCGGGGCGAGATCCCAATCTTCGAACCGGGGCTGGAGCCGCTGATCGAGAGCAACCTCGAGGCGGGCCGCTTGAGTTTCACCACGGAGGTGCCTGAGGCGGTGCGCGCCTCCGAGATCGTTTTTATCGCCGTGGGCACGCCACCGGACGAGGACGGCTCGGCCGACCTTCAGCACGTCCTGGCCGTAGCTCGCACGATCGGCGAGTCGATGAATGGCGAGAAGATCGTGATCACGAAAAGCACCGTGCCGGTCGGCACCGCGAAGCGTGTGAGGGACGAGATCGAGTCGCGGACGAAGCATACGGTCCACGTCTGCTCGAACCCCGAGTTCCTGAAGGAGGGGGCGGCGATCGAGGATTTCATGAAGCCTGATCGCGTGGTGCTCGGTGTGGACTCGGAGTACGCTGCAGAGGTGCTTCGCGATCTGTACGCCCCCTTCGTTCGCACGGGGCGCGAGATCTTGATCATGGACGTTCCTTCTGCCGAGATCACCAAGTACGCGGCCAACTCGATGCTGGCGATGCGGATCAGCTTCATGAACTCGATTGCGCAGCTGTGCGAGAAGGCCGGAGCCGACGTGAATGCGGTGCGACAGGGGATCGGCTCCGATACGCGCATCGGTTCGAGCTTCCTCTTCCCAGGGGTTGGATACGGTGGTTCTTGTTTTCCGAAAGATGTGCAAGCGCTCGCACGCACGATGAGCGAGCTCGGTGCCGACCCTTCGATTCTGCAGGCGGTCGAGCACGTCAATCAGCGACAGAAGCGCATCTTGCTCGAGCGGCTCGTCGATCGGCTCGGGGAAGACCTCACGGGCCGCACCGTTGCGGTTTGGGGTCTCGCCTTCAAGCCGAACACCGACGACATGCGGGAAGCGCCGAGCATCGTCACGATCGAGGGGCTGCTCGAACGGGGGGCGCGTGTGGTCGCTCACGACCCCGTCGCGATGGACGAGGCCCGCCGTCGCTTCGGCGATCGTGTGGAGTTCGCGGACGTCAACTACGACGCCTTGCACGGTGCCGCCGCACTCGTAATCCACACCGAGTGGCACCCATACCGGCGTCCGGACTTCGAGCGCATGCTCGATGCGATGGAGCGGCCGCTCGTCTTGGACGGCCGGAATCTCTACGACCCGGACCAGATGGCCGAGAGGGGCTTCGAATACGTCTCCATCGGCCGCGCCGGCGTCGCGGTCAGGACGGAGCGCAGCGACTAG
- the uvrB gene encoding excinuclease ABC subunit UvrB: MTSFELVSRHEPAGDQPTAIVELNEGLKRGDTAQVLLGATGTGKTFSIAHVIADYGRPTLVMSHNKTLAAQLYGELKSLFPHNAVEFFISYYDYYQPEAYVPSTDTYIEKDASINEDIERMRLRTTSSLMEREDVIVVASVSCIYGLGSPMDYRSLMLHVEVGGEKPRRDILRGLVDIQYRRNDYLFERGTFRVRGDTVEVFPAYDDQAIRIELWGDEVERITRFDPLTGEIITTLDRTAIYPASHYVTERRTIDEMAPLIRSELDEQLARFRNEGKLLEAQRLEQRTNFDIEMMLEIGTCPGIENYSLYTSRRRTGERPACLIDYFPADFLTIVDESHVSLPQINGMYKGDRSRKETLIEHGFRLPSALDNRPLRFDEWASLVPKAIYASATPGDWEIERSGGVVVEQIIRPTGLVDPAVDVRPVKGQVDDLLAEIREREKRGERVLVTTLTKRMAEDLAEYLQSVGVRVRYMHSEIDTIERMAILRSLRLGKIDVLVGINLLREGLDLPEVSLVAILDADKEGFLRDGRSLIQTIGRAARNVNSRAIMYADRVTKSMRRCIDETSRRREIQIAHNKEHGITPQTIRKSVEEIEFSTRVADAREAPAVVAEPRETYADEVNREEYMKILEKEMEEAAEALDFERAALIRDQLFELRAVK, from the coding sequence GTGACCTCCTTCGAACTCGTCTCACGGCACGAGCCCGCGGGTGACCAGCCCACCGCGATAGTCGAGCTCAACGAAGGCCTCAAGCGGGGGGACACCGCGCAGGTTCTCCTGGGAGCCACAGGCACCGGGAAGACGTTCTCGATCGCGCACGTGATCGCTGATTACGGCCGGCCGACGCTCGTGATGTCGCACAACAAGACGCTCGCCGCGCAGCTCTACGGTGAGCTCAAGTCGCTTTTCCCGCACAACGCGGTCGAGTTCTTCATCTCGTACTACGACTACTACCAGCCCGAGGCCTACGTCCCTTCGACGGACACCTACATCGAAAAGGACGCCTCGATCAACGAGGACATCGAGCGGATGAGGTTGCGCACGACCTCGTCTCTCATGGAACGAGAGGACGTCATTGTGGTTGCGTCGGTCTCGTGCATCTACGGTCTCGGAAGCCCGATGGACTACCGGAGCCTGATGCTCCACGTCGAGGTCGGAGGCGAAAAACCCCGGCGCGACATCCTGCGCGGCCTTGTCGACATCCAGTACCGGCGCAACGACTACCTCTTCGAGCGCGGGACTTTTCGTGTACGAGGGGACACGGTCGAGGTCTTTCCGGCGTACGACGACCAGGCGATCCGCATCGAGCTCTGGGGCGATGAGGTCGAGCGGATCACCCGCTTTGATCCGCTGACGGGAGAGATCATCACGACTCTGGACCGAACCGCGATCTATCCCGCGAGCCACTACGTGACCGAGCGTCGCACGATCGACGAGATGGCCCCCCTCATCCGCTCCGAGCTCGACGAACAGCTCGCCAGGTTCCGGAACGAGGGCAAGCTCCTGGAGGCACAGCGGCTCGAGCAGCGCACGAACTTCGACATCGAGATGATGCTCGAGATCGGGACGTGCCCAGGGATCGAGAACTACTCGCTGTACACGAGTCGGCGCCGGACCGGTGAGCGGCCCGCGTGCCTGATCGACTATTTCCCGGCGGACTTCCTCACGATCGTCGACGAGTCGCACGTGTCCTTGCCGCAGATCAACGGCATGTACAAGGGCGATCGGTCCCGGAAGGAGACGCTGATCGAGCACGGGTTCCGACTTCCGTCCGCGCTCGACAACCGTCCACTCAGGTTCGACGAATGGGCGAGTCTGGTGCCCAAAGCGATCTATGCTTCGGCGACACCCGGCGATTGGGAGATCGAGCGATCGGGTGGCGTCGTAGTCGAGCAGATCATTCGGCCGACGGGTCTGGTCGATCCCGCGGTGGACGTTCGTCCCGTGAAGGGGCAGGTGGACGACCTGCTCGCGGAGATCCGCGAGCGCGAGAAGAGAGGCGAGCGCGTGCTCGTGACGACGCTGACCAAGCGCATGGCGGAAGACCTCGCTGAGTACCTCCAGTCGGTCGGCGTGCGCGTCCGCTACATGCACTCGGAGATCGACACCATCGAGCGCATGGCGATCCTGCGGTCCTTGAGACTGGGCAAGATCGACGTGCTCGTGGGCATCAACCTGTTGCGGGAGGGGCTGGATCTCCCAGAGGTGTCGCTGGTCGCGATCCTCGATGCCGACAAGGAAGGCTTCCTGAGAGATGGACGGTCGCTGATTCAGACCATCGGGCGCGCGGCCCGGAACGTGAACAGCCGAGCGATCATGTACGCGGACCGCGTCACGAAGTCGATGCGGCGTTGCATCGATGAGACGAGTCGGCGGCGTGAGATCCAGATCGCGCACAACAAAGAGCACGGCATCACCCCCCAGACGATCCGGAAGAGCGTCGAGGAGATCGAGTTCTCGACACGCGTCGCGGACGCGCGCGAGGCGCCGGCCGTGGTCGCGGAGCCGCGTGAGACCTACGCCGACGAGGTGAACCGCGAGGAGTATATGAAGATCCTCGAGAAGGAGATGGAGGAAGCGGCGGAGGCGTTGGACTTCGAGCGCGCGGCGCTGATTCGGGATCAGTTGTTCGAGCTGCGGGCGGTGAAGTAG